One Aspergillus oryzae RIB40 DNA, chromosome 2 genomic window carries:
- a CDS encoding metallophosphatase domain-containing protein (phosphoesterases), translating to MTRPTTKTRICIISDTHTLTPNPAQNTTNPYRHPLPSSDILLHAGDITKVGLKDEHEVILDMLKVAPAELKLVVAGNHDITLDEEYYTRIGHYRHRYRTDHTTASATAGKENVGASSEEEGRVESVREIKALWTSEEAVNAGIRYMEEGVQTFTLGNGARFTVYASPYTPEFCQWAFAYDRDTDRFNPPQSMSEGVFVPPNPVPDDGVDIMLTHGPPYGILDKVVGTHASVGCENLFRAVERAKPRLHVFGHIHEAYGAARLEWSTRNQSIIQCDKETTLEDRCAYTDVSGQSMSPLRVGDETLFVNASVVTVQYQAVNPPWLVDLELPSEVVV from the exons ATGACCAGaccaaccaccaaaacccGCATCTGCATAATCTCCGACACCCACACTCTAACCCCCAACCCAGcccaaaacaccacaaacCCCTACCGACACCCCCTCCCCAGCTCCGACATCCTCCTGCACGCCGGGGACATAACCAAAGTAGGGCTAAAAGACGAACACGAAGTGATCCTGGACATGCTCAAGGTGGCACCCGCGGAGTTGAAGCTCGTCGTAGCCGGGAACCACGACATCACATTGGACGAAGAATACTACACACGGATCGGCCACTACCGGCACCGGTACAGAACAGACCACACGACGGCATCCGCGACGGCCGGGAAGGAAAACGTAGGTGCGtcctccgaagaagaagggcgggTGGAATCCGTCCGGGAGATCAAGGCGCTATGGACGAGCGAGGAGGCCGTGAACGCCGGGATCAGGTATATGGAAGAAGGGGTGCAGACGTTTACGTTGGGGAATGGGGCTCGGTTCACTGTTTATGCGTCGCCGTATACGCCGGAATTTTGTCAGTGGGCGTTTGCGTATGATCGGGATACGGATCGATTTAACCCCCCACAGTCGATGTCGGAGGGGGTGTTCGTGCCGCCGAATCCGGTGCCGGATGATGGGGTGGATATTATGTTGACGCATGGGCCGCCGTATGGGATCTTGGATAAGGTGGTGGGGACGCATGCTAGTGTGGGCTGTGAGAATTTGTTTCGGGCTGTGGAGAGGGCGAAGCCTCGCTTGCATGTTTTCGGACATATACATGAAGCGTATGGGGCGGCGCGGCTGGAGTGGAGTACGCGCAATCAGTCGATCATTCAGTGTGATAAGGAGACGACGCTGGAGGATCGGTGTGCGTATACGGATGTCAGTGGACAGTCGATGAGTCCGCTGAGGGTGGGCGATGAGACGCTGTTCGTCAATGCGAGCGTGGTGACGGTTCAGTACCAAGCTGTGAACCCACCGTGGTTGGTGGATCTGGAGCTTCCTTCTGA GGTGGTTGTTTGA
- a CDS encoding 40S ribosomal protein eS8 (40S ribosomal protein S8) yields the protein MGISRDSRHKRSATGAKRATYRKKRAFEKGRQPSNTRIGTKRIHLVRTRGGNRKFRALRLESGNFSWGSEGISRKTRVIVVAYHPSNNELVRTNTLTKSAVVQIDAAPFRQWYEAHYGQPIGRRRQQKTETTEEKKSNSVVKKQAERFAESGKVESAIERQFEAGRLYAVIASRPGQSGRVDGYILEGEELAFYQKAIRK from the exons ATGGGTATTTCTCGCGACTCCCGCCACAAGCGCTCGGCTACCGGTGCTAAGAGGGCCACCTACCGCAAGAAGAG GGCGTTCGAGAAGGGTCGCCAGCCCTCCAACACCCGTATCGGTACCAAGAGAATCCACCTGGTCCGCACCCGTGGTGGTAACCGCAAGTTCCGTGCCCTCCGTCTCGAGTCCGGTAACTTCTCCTGGGGTTCCGAGGGTATTTCCCGCAAGACCCGTGTCATCGTTGTCGCCTACCACCCCTCCAACAACGAGCTGGTCCGTACCAACACCCTGACCAAGTCGGCCGTCGTCCAGATTGATGCTGCTCCTTTCCGTCAATGGTACGAGGCCCACTACGGCCAGCCCATCGGCCGCAGACGCCAGCAGAAGACCGAGACcactgaggagaagaagagcaacagCGTTGTGAAGAAGCAGGCTGAGCGCTTCGCCGAGAGCGGCAAGGTCGAGTCCGCCATCGAGAGACAGTTCGAGGCCGGTCGTCTCTACGCCGTCATTGCTTCCCGCCCTGGCCAGAGCGGTCGTGTTGACGGTTACATCCTGGAGGGTGAGGAGCTTGCTTTCTACCAGAAGGCTATCAGgaagtaa
- a CDS encoding DUF2470 domain-containing protein (predicted protein): protein MAAINDDKSASSKSFIINHMNADHQKSLAMYLRVYCNVADGEAKAARLEDITLSDLFISAKGIRYSVPLDPPMKTFSDTRQRVVAMHKECLERLGLSDIIIKEYRAPRGWEAINFAVVVATLIVFSRGSNFQPGSLLYETAGLDRFPAFTRFCHTVQPIPGTLLLGIHAIEVVLLAVKRLKPHGVPFLSGVWIAWVATIMIEGVFAFRRFDRMVKEEQVKKEHRK from the coding sequence ATGGCCGCAATCAACGACGACAAATCTGCGTCTAGCAAAAGCTTCATTATCAACCACATGAATGCGGACCACCAGAAATCGCTGGCGATGTATCTCCGCGTCTATTGCAATGTCGCCGATGGAGAAGCCAAAGCCGCACGGTTGGAAGACATCACTCTGTCTGATCTGTTCATCAGCGCCAAGGGCATCCGCTATAGCGTGCCCCTAGATCCACCCATGAAAACATTTTCCGATACTCGACAGCGCGTGGTGGCAATGCACAAGGAGTGTCTCGAACGGCTAGGGCTCtcggatatcatcatcaaagaaTATAGAGCACCCCGAGGCTGGGAGGCGATAAACTTTGCCGTGGTCGTAGCTACGTTAATTGTGTTCTCTCGGGGCAGCAATTTCCAGCCAGGGTCATTGCTCTACGAAACAGCTGGTCTTGACAGGTTCCCAGCATTCACTCGGTTTTGCCACACCGTCCAGCCCATCCCAGGTACGCTTCTGCTGGGAATTCATGCTATAGAAGTGGTTCTGCTGGCAGTGAAGCGCTTGAAACCTCACGGTGTGCCATTTTTGTCTGGTGTATGGATTGCGTGGGTAGCCACCATTATGATTGAGGGGGTATTTGCATTCCGGAGATTTGACCGGATggtgaaggaagagcaagtgaagaaggagcatCGCAAGTAG
- a CDS encoding uncharacterized protein (predicted protein): MSDKEDNPQIPQQENNNPQEENNQGSPQPKEEQDVEPKQESNSDDAEPKQEPKSDDESKQDPQPDSKPQEKEFKPEAEPKQEPQSEAEPEPQPQPQKEEPRRRPRRPRPQKYQQDSDTENIDRGDMDNTAVEKPRRQRRSRRQQQDGGPLGGLGGIDQAGDLVQNTAGNAVNGVTNTAGKAVGGILGGNKGEGQDDSGGKDEQLRLRLDLNLDIEVQLKAKIHGDLTLGLLSVQPSPPLTIFPENIKLTIHKQQLKPNVNAPNRKSIYPTSSALV; encoded by the coding sequence atGTCAGACAAAGAGGATAACCCTCAAATCCCTCAGCAAGAGAACAACAACCCCCAGGAAGAGAACAACCAGGGGTCCCCTCAGcccaaggaggagcaggacGTTGAGCCAAAGCAAGAGTCTAACTCTGACGACGCTGAGCCTAAACAAGAACCCAAGTCGGACGACGAGTCTAAACAAGACCCCCAGCCTGACTCTAAGccacaagaaaaagaattcaaGCCCGAAGCCGAACCCAAGCAAGAGCCTCAGTCAGAAGCTGAGCCCGaacctcaaccccagcctCAGAAAGAAGAACCTCGGCGGCGCCCACGGAGACCCCGCCCACAGAAGTACCAACAGGACTCGGACACAGAGAACATCGACCGCGGCGATATGGATAACACCGCTGTTGAGAAGCCTCGTCGTCAGCGCCGCTCACGCCGCCAGCAACAAGACGGCGGTCCCCTCGGCGGCCTCGGCGGTATAGACCAAGCCGGTGACCTCGTACAAAACACAGCCGGCAATGCCGTCAACGGCGTGACCAACACCGCTGGCAAAGCTGTGGGAGGCATCCTAGGCGGCAACAAAGGGGAAGGACAGGACGACAGCGGCGGCAAGGACGAACAGCTGCGGTTGCGGCTGGACCTGAACCTGGATATCGAAGTGCAACTCAAGGCTAAGATCCACGGTGATCTAACCCTTGGCTTACTGTCAGTTCAGCCCTCCCCTCCTCTTACCATCTTCCCTGAAAACATCAAGCTAACCATACATAAACAGCAACTAAAACCGAATGTGAATGCGCCTAATAGAAAAAGCATTTATCCCACGTCGTCGGCTCTCGTTTAA
- a CDS encoding putative plasma membrane phosphate transporter Pho87 (Na+/dicarboxylate, Na+/tricarboxylate and phosphate transporters) encodes MKFSHSIQFNAVPEWSSYYLAYSNLKKLIYSLEQQVRKAGGQAQADVESAPLLDSTPNTDSIFRKALDAELEKICTFYQDKELEILKEVEDVIRDAEEYASEADGINVDPMSEHMTKTRTMSSGSRRRSGNGYHDFPLNPDRRRSSVTESAVDDDDDDADSDDEHLSVHSGRRLSHGAGSTNPDDGRTDYMGESGYMGDSRGWRSNRAQVEHFGDPKVLDLYNSGLSLKKRAVDAYVSLCGLKSYIQLNKTGFSKALKKYDKILDRSLRREYMNSTVSLAYPFTESTMSKVEADIRKIEKVYADVVTTGDLSLARRELRLHLREHVVWERNTVWREMIGIERKAQAANVGIRRTILGGDEDPAAARRQGDEQEISLTEFKTPLGVFHPPQWLCSLSFGTLVLVLAIFVTLLAVPIMDKPEQQNCLAMLIFVSLLWATEVIPLFVTSLLIPFLVVLLRIMKSEEKPYKRLGPKEATSAAFSAMWTPVIMLLLGGFTIAAALSKYDIARRMAMFVLSKAGSSPRVVLLTNMFVSMFLSMWISNVASPVLCYSIIQPLLRNLPPDSNFAKALVLGIALAANVGGAASPIASPQNIIALQNMHPSISWGTWFFVSLPVCIISILLIWGLLVFTFHPGRGTTLVPIRPVKDKFSGVQWFISIVTLSTIALWCGSHQLEHVFGDMGVIAIIPMVLFFGTGILNKEDFNNFLWTIIILAAGGLCLGKAVTSSGLLHTIANGITARVEHLSLYGVLIVFSVLILIMATFISHTVAALIILPLVRQIGVGMEDPHPNLLVMASALMCSVAMALPTSGFPNMTAIMTEVPQTGQRYLQVHHFFTRGIPASLMAWAVIITLGYALMYIAGL; translated from the exons GATCTACTCTTTGGAACAACAAGTCCGTAAAGCCGGTGGGCAAGCTCAAGCTGATGTCGAGTCGGCTCCTTTGCTAGACAGTACCCCGAATACCGATTCGATATTTCGGAAAGCTCTAGATGCAGAGCTAGAGAAAATATGCACTTTCTATCAGGACAAAGAGCTAGAGATCCTTaaggaagttgaagacgtGATTAGAGATGCGGAGGAGTATGCTTCGGAGGCCGATGGGATCAATGTGGATCCAATGAGCGAGCATATGACCAAGACAAGGACGATGAGTTCCGGCTCTCGGCGGCGTTCTGGAAATGGGTATCACGATTTCCCACTAAATCCGGATCGGCGCCGTAGCAGTGTTACCGAGTCCgctgtggatgatgatgatgacgacgcCGATAGTGACGACGAACATCTGTCGGTACACAGCGGCAGACGTCTATCTCACGGCGCCGGGTCTACTAATCCTGATGATGGTCGTACAGACTACATGGGCGAATCTGGCTATATGGGAGATTCGAGGGGCTGGAGATCTAACAGGGCCCAAGTTGAGCATTTCGGTGACCCGAAGGTCCTAGACCTGTACAATTCTGGGCTTTCACTGAAGAAACGGGCAGTGGACGCATACGTCTCTCTTTGTGGGCTGAAGTCGTACATTCAGTTGAATAAAACCGGTTTCTCAAAGGCTTTGAAGAAGTACGATAAAATTCTCGACCGCAGCTTGCGACGGGAGTACATGAACTCAACCGTCTCCTTGGCTTATCCCTTCACTGAGTCGACTATGTCAAAGGTGGAAGCGGACATCCGCAAGATCGAAAAGGTCTACGCGGATGTCGTCACGACCGGCGATTTGTCGCTCGCAAGGCGTGAGCTTCGGCTACACCTGAGGGAACATGTAGTCTGGGAGAGAAACACGGTCTGGAGGGAAATGATTGGTattgaaaggaaagcacaaGCTGCAAACGTCGGTATACGCAGAACGATCTTGGGAGGAGACGAGGACCCCGCAGCTGCACGACGACAGGGTGACGAGCAGGAGATTTCTCTCACGGAATTTAAGACGCCTCTGGGCGTctttcatcctccacagTGGCTATGCAGCTTGAGTTTTGGAACTTTGGTTCTCGTTTTGGCTATTTTCGTGACATTACTCGCAGTTCCGATAATGGATAAGCCTGAGCAGCAAAATTGTTTGGCCATGCTTATCTTCGTCAGCTTGTTATGGGCTACAGAG GTCATTCCTCTCTTTGTGACGTCTCTCCTGAtcccttttcttgttgtcctGCTACGCATCATGAAATCGGAAGAGAAGCCTTACAAACGCCTGGGACCTAAAGAAGCCACGAGTGCTGCATTCAGTGCCATGTGGACTCCAGTGATAATGCTCTTGCTTGGCGGGTTCACTATCGCTGCAGCCTTGTCCAAATACGACATTGCTCGTCGGATGGCAATGTTCGTTTTGAGTAAAGCTGGATCCAGTCCCCGTGTGGTCCTTCTCACGAACATGTTTGTGAGTATGTTTTTGAGCATGTGGATTAGCAACGTGGCTTCGCCCGTCCTCTGCTATTCAATCATTCAG CCTCTGCTTCGGAACCTTCCCCCAGACTCAAACTTCGCCAAAGCTCTCGTGTTGGGAATTGCCCTGGCTGCGAACGTCGGGGGTGCAGCCTCACCGATCGCGTCACCACAAAATATCATCGCGCTTCAGAACATGCACCCGAGTATCAGCTGGGGCACATGGTTCTTTGTATCACTCCCCGTCTGTATTATCTCCATCCTACTGATATGGGGTCTTTTGGTGTTCACATTCCATCCCGGTCGTGGCACCACGCTTGTCCCCATTCGACCGGTTAAAGATAAATTTTCTGGGGTTCAATGGTTCATCAGCATTGTAACTCTGTCTACCATCGCCTTGTGGTGCGGTAGCCATCAACTCGAGCACGTCTTCGGGGATATGGGCGTAATAGCCATTATCCCGATGGTACTTTTCTTCGGAACTGGCATtctcaacaaggaagatTTCAACAACTTTCTCTGGACCATTATCATCCTGGCCGCCGGTGGCCTTTGTCTTGGAAAGGCTGTTACGTCTTCCGGTTTGTTACACACTATCGCGAATGGCATTACCGCCCGTGTGGAACATCTCAGCCTCTATGGCGTCCTGATTGTGTTCTCCGTCTTGATTCTTATTATGGCGACATTCATCTCCCATACTGTTGCGGCACTTATCATTCTGCCTCTCGTCCGACAGATCGGCGTTGGCATGGAAGACCCACACCCTAACCTGTTGGTGATGGCTAGCGCCCTTATGTGCTCCGTTGCTATGGCTTTGCCGACCAGTGGTTTCCCTAATATGA CTGCCATCATGACTGAGGTTCCTCAAACCGGCCAACGGTACCTCCAGGTCCACCACTTCTTCACCAGAGGTATCCCTGCCAGTTTGATGGCATGGGCCGTCATCATCACGCTCGGCTATGCTCTCATGTACATAGCTGGGCTATGA